One window of Calypte anna isolate BGI_N300 chromosome 9, bCalAnn1_v1.p, whole genome shotgun sequence genomic DNA carries:
- the DIPK2A gene encoding divergent protein kinase domain 2A: MLRLVSLKLGRLYRYVKLAVLGSLAAALVLNTHSLLASLQRNELSERRFLQLNKCPACWGTSWCRKFLNGQLRLESWGRLRLFDFFNVKNVYFARYGEPREGSRRVVLKRLGSAQELADIDTKICRRATGRGRCDLLQALHATEFASLNGDVRLLTPDAVEGWSDLVHCPSQRLLDRLVRRYAETKDSGSFLLRNLKDSERMQLLITLAFNPEPLVLQSFPSDEGWPFAKYLGACGRMVAVNYVGEELWSYFNAPWEKRVDLAWQLMEIAEQLTNNDFEFALYLLDVSFDNFAVGPRDGKVIIVDAENVLVADKRLIRQNKPENWDVWYESKFDDCDKEACLSFSKEILCARVTVDHNYYAICQNLLSRHATWRGTSGGLLHDPPAEIAKDGRLEAMLDECANPKKRYGRFQAAKELREYLAQLSNNVR, encoded by the exons ATGTTGCGGCTGGTGTCGCTGAAGTTGGGGCGGTTGTACCGCTACGTGAAGCTGGCGGTGCTGGGCAGCCTGGCGGCGGCGCTGGTGCTGAACACGCACTCGCTGTTGGCCTCGTTGCAGCGCAACGAGCTGTCGGAGCGGCGCTTCCTGCAGCTCAATAAGTGCCCGGCCTGCTGGGGCACCAGCTGGTGCCGCAAGTTCCTCAACGGGCAGCTGCggctggagagctggggccGCCTGCGCCTCTTCGACTTCTTCAACGTGAAGAACGTTTACTTCGCCCGCTATGGGGAGCCCCGCGAGGGCAGCCGCCGCGTCGTCCTCAAGCGCCTGGGCTCCGCGCAGGAGCTGGCGGACATCGACACCAAGATCTGCCGCCGCGCCACCGGCAGGGGACGCTGCGACCTCCTGCAGGCCCTGCACGCCACCGAGTTCGCCAGCCTCAACGGCGACGTGCGGCTTCTCACCCCCGACGCCGTGGAGGGTTGGTCGGACCTGGTGCACTGCCCCTCGCAGCGCCTTCTCGACCGCCTGGTCCGCCGCTATGCCGAGACCAAGGACTCGGGCAGCTTCCTGCTGCGCAACCTAAAGGACTCGGAGCGCATGCAGCTCCTCATCACCCTCGCCTTCAACCCCGAGCCGCTGGTGCTGCAG AGTTTCCCATCTGATGAGGGCTGGCCATTCGCAAAGTACCTGGGAGCATGTGGAAGAATGGTGGCAGTCAATTATGTTGGAGAAGAGCTGTGGAGTTACTTTAATGCACCCTGGGAGAAACGAGTGGATctggcctggcaattaatgGAAATAGCTGAGCAGCTGACAAATAATGACTTCGAATTTGCACTCTACCTCCTGGATGTCAGCTTTGACAACTTTGCAGTGGGACCGAGAGATGGGAAAGTAATCATTGTAGATGCAGAAAACGTTCTGGTAGCAGACAAAAGGTTAATCAGACAGA ATAAACCTGAAAACTGGGATGTATGGTATGAAAGCAAATTTGATGACTGTGATAAAGAAGCTTGTCTGTCTTTCTCGAAAGAGATTCTTTGTGCCCGTGTCACCGTGGACCACAATTACTATGCTATTTGTCAGAACCTTTTATCAAGACATGCCACATGGCGTGGCACTTCTGGAGGACTTCTTCATGACCCCCCAGCTGAAATTGCCAAAGATGGGCGCCTGGAGGCCATGCTGGATGAGTGTGCCAACCCAAAGAAGCGCTACGGGAGATTCCAAGCTGCAAAAGAACTGCGGGAATACCTTGCACAGCTGAGTAACAACGTGAGGTAG